One part of the Eubalaena glacialis isolate mEubGla1 chromosome 19, mEubGla1.1.hap2.+ XY, whole genome shotgun sequence genome encodes these proteins:
- the ZNF594 gene encoding LOW QUALITY PROTEIN: zinc finger protein 594 (The sequence of the model RefSeq protein was modified relative to this genomic sequence to represent the inferred CDS: substituted 1 base at 1 genomic stop codon): protein MQWDIPLPKRERIHTGKKPYVCSECGKDFNQSSNLIIHQRIHTGKKPYICHECGKDFNQRSNLVRHKRIHNDENPYECKECGKAFKGSSNLVLHQRIHSGGKPYVCNECGKAFNQSSDLIIHNRIHTGEKPYECYECGQTFSQSSHLVTHQRIHTGEKPFKCNTCEKAFRQRSSLIQQQKIHREEKPYECTECGKTFRGSSDLIRHWITHTGEKPYECSECGKAFSQRSHLVTHQKIHTGEKPYQCNECGKAFRQRSLLVQHHRIHSGEKPYECKECGKAFIXTFRGSSDLIRHQVTHSGEKPYECKECGKTFNQSSDLMRHHRIHSGEKPYICNKCGKSFRGSSDLIKHHRVHTGEKPYECPECGKAFSQNSHLVSHQRIHTGEKPFECSNCGKAFSGHTAFLKHQKLHTGKELGEHKSVHKQDLF from the exons agaattcatacaggaAAGAAACCATATGTATGTAGTGAATGTGGAAAAGACTTTAATCAAAGTTCAAATCTTATtatacatcagagaattcatacaggaAAGAAACCTTATATATGTCATGAATGTGGAAAAGACTTCAATCAGAGATCTAACCTGGTCCGACATAAGAGAATTCATAACGACGAGAATCCCTATGAATGTAAAGAGTGTGGAAAGGCCTTCAAGGGAAGCTCGAACCTTGTCCTGCACCAGAGAATTCACAGTGGAGGGAAGCCATATGTATGTAATGAGTGCGGGAAGGCCTTCAATCAAAGCTCAGATCTTATTATCCATAAcagaattcacactggagagaaaccctatgaatgttaTGAATGTGGACAAACCTTCAGTCAGAGTTCACACCTTGTCacacatcagagaattcatactggagagaaacccttcaAGTGCAACACCTGTGAAAAGGCCTTCAGGCAGCGTTCAT CTCTTATCCAACAACAGAAAATTCACAGGGAAGAAAAACCTTATGAATGTACTGAGTGTGGAAAAACTTTCCGGGGAAGTTCAGATCTAATTCGGCATTGGAtaactcacactggagagaaaccctatgaatgtagtgaatgtgggaaagcctttagccAGAGGTCGCACCTTGTTACACATCAGAaaattcacactggagagaaaccctatcagtgcaatgaatgtgggaaagccttccgGCAGCGTTCACTCCTCGTCCAGCATCACAGAATCCACAGtggtgagaaaccctatgaatgtaaggaatgcgGAAAAGCCTTCATCTG AACTTTCCGAGGCAGCTCAGACCTCATCCGACATCAGGTAACTCAttcaggagagaaaccctatgaatgtaaagaatgtgggaaaaCTTTCAATCAGAGCTCAGACCTTATGAGACATCACAGAATTCATAGTGGAGAAAAACCTTATATATGCAATAAATGTGGGAAATCTTTCAGGGGCAGCTCAGATCTCATTAAACACCACCGtgttcatactggagagaaaccctatgaatgccctgaatgtgggaaggccttcagtCAGAACTCACACCTTGTTAGTCACCAGAGAATTCACACCGGAGAGAAACCCTTTGAATGTAGCAACTGTGGGAAGGCCTTCAGTGGGCACACAGCTTTTCTTAAACATCAGAAACTTCATACTGGAAAGGAGCTTGGGGAACACAAGAGCGTCCACAAACAGGACTTATTCTAA